The genomic segment GAGCTTGGCCAGTTCCCTCCATGTTTTGATTGGATTCCCCTTTGAGTGAATTGCATCGGATACTTCCTTAGCTAATTTATTAAGACTGCTCAACCTAGATGAATCCTTAGTCAAACAAAATATGAGAAACCTATATATTGCGTCCTCTGGAGATCCAAATTCCAAATTGGATATAATATTACCTTGTGATCTCAAactattttcaatattgaaattggaATTCGTGTGTCGTGATTGTAATATTAGAGTGTTCAATGCTTTTGCCAAACAATGTATTACTGTTATGCGATCTTTAACGTGTACGTTATGCCAACAGTAATAAAGCACCAATAATATGCCGTCAAATGACCAATTACTTGAAAGCCCAAAAGGTTTCGCATGAACAATTTTACTAGAATTCTTATCCAATTGACCAGACGTGAGCGATTTATCTTGTCTAATATTGAGTGCCTGGTCAGAATACATTGAAAGTGACTTGAGTATTTTACCGCAAAGTCTAGAATAGAATTCCAGTCTATTTCTAAACTCTATTTTAGAATTAAACTCAAACTTAGAAGTAGTTATGTGgctaataaatttaagaaTCCTTACCTATCAGGGATAGACCTATGGGTGATCTGCGGGTTGACAAATTCTCGGGTGAGATTTAGAACATAGCCATACTGCCGCCACAATTGCCTTTTATCCATATCAACAAATCACTAATAGTGCGGTTAAAATCGCCGGATTTTAACCCATGACTAACAACACCGGTGCGTGTACCCTAACACAACCACTGGGTTTTACATGACAACCCTACTAGTAGTAAACTGGTATGCTTTTTGCgctaataattttttacacaaattatgCCCAATCGTTCAAATCACGCATAAACtattatgatattaatCGAGATTCCCGGCCACTAAATGCATTGGCACGCAACGGCGTATGCGTCCCTAAGGATGTGGGCCTGTATGGCAATTTAAAAGCAGTATACCACTGCGTTTACACCAGAGATGGTGAAACTAAAACAGGTGAGGAATGGGAAACTCACTTGCTAAAAACTAAACCCTGCGTTGATATCGTAGATATCCCAGGGAAACCGTATAAGAGAATTGTATTTGGTCCGCCAATAGACACTAACGAAATGATTCTAAGGGGAGGGACCCCGTATTTAACCCTAAACTTATGGGTTCCTGGGATTAAAGCCGACGATATAAAAGTAATCATTGATTATTCATTGGACTCGGCTCCTGCCATAActaaatttaaatcattaactAATCCAATCAGTTGTGAAATGTTGTGCGACAAGCAAGACCAAGAATATTACCAATGTGCAAGTGAAATAGATTTGGACACGCCTGAGACTGAAAACACCAGCAATTCCAACGAAAGTGTGGAGATATTTGACGAATACGATGGATCTTACAACCAGATAAATGAAAAAagtaacaaatttaattacaaatgtGGCAACGAATCAAAGGTGAAACCACCTCTAATAACGATTAATTGCCCCAAAAATACCATCGTTTTACAGTGGGAAAGCACAATTTTTGTAAGCtgcatttaatttagcGTTCCAGGAAGAGTGA from the Babesia microti strain RI chromosome I, complete genome genome contains:
- a CDS encoding conserved Plasmodium protein, unknown function (overlaps_old_locusTagID:BBM_I00095); the encoded protein is MLFALIIFYTNYAQSFKSRINYYDINRDSRPLNALARNGVCVPKDVGLYGNLKAVYHCVYTRDGETKTGEEWETHLLKTKPCVDIVDIPGKPYKRIVFGPPIDTNEMILRGGTPYLTLNLWVPGIKADDIKVIIDYSLDSAPAITKFKSLTNPISCEMLCDKQDQEYYQCASEIDLDTPETENTSNSNESVEIFDEYDGSYNQINEKSNKFNYKCGNESKVKPPLITINCPKNTIVLQWESTIFRSRKSDKSKVKNTRIQRSYRPFTHIDLMNIMCNYTNCTLQFHAPLTHIPPPPSHRKTQLLKVSKDLPLLPIRGHALEQVHGWIYNWKKFGNKYTKKIMDETYNTNEPITPDFGDELSKRELYKFIKSVDEDN